From a single Streptomyces sp. 1331.2 genomic region:
- a CDS encoding TIR-like protein FxsC produces MDQEHQRPYFFFSYARRDYEAEDAFVNQFFNDLRDELGRLVGTGVRVEELAYRDTEQLRLGDDWAEKLAAMLARSRTMVALYSPAYFASLYCGKEWTAFRGRVRRHHEDTGELISALVPVLWEPVVPGELADEVSKIQWAQPDMGEAYARYGLRALLRTAQGEAYEQVVRVVAERVRDAAARRLGELPEFDLGAVRGYFPPPAAPEAVSAPGMVRLFIAAGRASEAAAEGGSQTGGWYGAKPWHWAPYHPPIQPSLAARAQQVITAAGHTTTLEEVDSGLGGKLDQAREDSQVSVLLVDPWVAGAERYSSALREYDDQNHPVTGVMVPSGSADPPDGPGRDALWAGVRDVFRRNWLRRSDMEHLFRVKVSRESFDNELTIMVTVAQNKLMDDNLDWGDDGGDAFGLGPGGAPAMPGLSIPAGPPGPRQGPPARLDPGRGRTHLPHQSRGKDNAVPLRGDTDDDH; encoded by the coding sequence ATGGATCAGGAACACCAACGTCCGTACTTCTTCTTCAGCTACGCGCGTCGTGACTACGAGGCCGAGGACGCCTTCGTCAACCAGTTCTTCAACGACCTGCGGGACGAACTCGGCCGGCTCGTCGGGACGGGCGTGCGCGTCGAGGAGCTCGCCTACCGCGACACCGAGCAGCTGCGGCTCGGCGACGACTGGGCCGAGAAGCTGGCGGCGATGCTGGCCCGCAGCCGGACGATGGTCGCGCTCTACTCCCCGGCCTACTTCGCCAGCCTGTACTGCGGCAAGGAGTGGACCGCCTTCCGCGGCCGGGTCCGGCGCCACCACGAGGACACCGGGGAGCTCATCTCGGCACTGGTCCCGGTGCTCTGGGAGCCCGTCGTGCCCGGCGAACTGGCCGACGAGGTCAGCAAGATCCAGTGGGCCCAGCCGGACATGGGCGAGGCCTACGCCCGGTACGGCCTGCGTGCCCTGCTGCGCACCGCGCAGGGCGAGGCGTACGAACAGGTCGTCCGGGTCGTCGCCGAGCGCGTCCGGGACGCGGCCGCGCGGCGGCTCGGCGAGCTGCCCGAGTTCGACCTCGGTGCGGTGCGCGGCTACTTCCCGCCCCCGGCGGCCCCGGAGGCCGTCTCCGCACCCGGGATGGTGCGGCTGTTCATCGCAGCAGGACGCGCCTCGGAGGCCGCCGCCGAGGGCGGCTCGCAGACCGGCGGCTGGTACGGCGCCAAGCCCTGGCACTGGGCGCCCTACCACCCGCCCATCCAGCCGTCGTTGGCGGCGCGCGCCCAGCAGGTGATCACCGCGGCCGGGCACACCACCACGCTGGAGGAGGTCGACAGCGGGCTCGGCGGCAAGCTCGACCAGGCCCGCGAGGACAGCCAGGTCAGCGTCCTGCTGGTGGACCCGTGGGTGGCCGGGGCCGAGCGCTACAGCTCCGCGCTGCGCGAGTACGACGACCAGAACCACCCGGTCACCGGCGTGATGGTGCCCAGCGGCAGCGCCGACCCGCCCGACGGACCGGGGCGCGACGCGCTGTGGGCCGGCGTGCGCGATGTGTTCCGGCGCAACTGGCTGCGCCGGAGCGACATGGAGCACTTGTTCCGGGTCAAAGTGAGCCGGGAGAGCTTCGACAACGAACTCACCATCATGGTGACGGTCGCCCAGAACAAGCTCATGGACGACAACCTGGATTGGGGGGACGATGGCGGCGACGCCTTCGGACTCGGCCCCGGGGGAGCCCCGGCCATGCCCGGGCTGTCCATCCCGGCCGGCCCGCCGGGACCCCGCCAGGGCCCGCCCGCGCGCCTCGATCCGGGCCGGGGCCGTACGCACCTCCCGCACCAGAGTCGTGGCAAGGACAACGCTGTCCCGCTGAGGGGAGACACGGACGATGACCACTGA
- the fxsA gene encoding FxSxx-COOH cyclophane-containing RiPP peptide, which yields MGVTGAETATGLGSDLVDVAALPLDELDALPDTVLGDLLRRVVADALTPGAEPLAAFQSSLDR from the coding sequence ATGGGCGTCACCGGTGCGGAAACCGCCACTGGACTCGGCTCTGACCTGGTCGACGTCGCCGCCCTGCCGCTCGACGAACTCGACGCCCTGCCCGACACCGTTCTCGGCGACCTGCTGCGCCGGGTGGTCGCGGACGCCCTGACCCCCGGCGCGGAGCCGCTCGCGGCCTTCCAGTCGTCGCTCGACCGGTAG
- the pdxH gene encoding pyridoxamine 5'-phosphate oxidase, with amino-acid sequence MRKHYTHEGLVEEQLAPEPVGQFARWFHEADDAGVVEPNAMVLSTADAEGRPSSRTVLLKGFDARGFVFFTNYGSRKGAELAANPHAALLFPWIALARQVIVQGRVEKVGRDETAAYFRTRPHGSQLGAWASEQSSPVDGREVLEQRYAELERRYPEGEGVPVPPFWGGYRVIPESVEFWQGRENRLHDRLRYLADPASPTGWRVERLCP; translated from the coding sequence ATGCGCAAGCACTACACCCACGAGGGCCTGGTCGAGGAGCAGCTCGCGCCCGAGCCCGTCGGCCAGTTCGCCCGCTGGTTCCACGAGGCGGACGACGCCGGGGTGGTGGAACCCAACGCGATGGTGCTCTCCACCGCCGACGCCGAGGGGCGGCCCAGCTCGCGCACCGTCCTGCTCAAGGGCTTCGACGCGCGCGGCTTCGTCTTCTTCACCAACTACGGCTCCCGCAAGGGCGCCGAGCTCGCCGCCAACCCGCACGCCGCCCTGCTGTTCCCGTGGATCGCCCTGGCCCGCCAGGTCATCGTCCAGGGCCGGGTGGAGAAGGTCGGCCGCGACGAGACCGCCGCGTACTTCCGCACCCGCCCGCACGGCTCCCAGCTCGGCGCCTGGGCCAGCGAACAGTCCAGCCCCGTCGACGGGCGCGAGGTCCTCGAACAGCGCTACGCCGAACTGGAACGCCGCTACCCGGAGGGCGAGGGCGTCCCCGTCCCGCCGTTCTGGGGCGGCTACCGGGTGATCCCGGAGAGCGTCGAGTTCTGGCAGGGGCGCGAGAACCGGCTCCACGACCGCCTCCGCTACCTCGCCGACCCGGCGAGCCCGACGGGGTGGCGGGTGGAGCGGCTCTGCCCGTGA